A genomic region of Jeotgalibaca ciconiae contains the following coding sequences:
- a CDS encoding BglG family transcription antiterminator, which yields MNKKQITILRLLYQNRNHFITAQEIAYETDISDRTARKYVKNVDEIIKENGAAIEAKRGQGYRLLVHDSNTFNIFYQNVYNPLQAEKRPIPIQDVGERQYYILKQLLLEGNQALVENLADELFVSRSTVSNELVEIKKILKPYDLFLESKPNRGLYIFGKEQSKRHFIMEYFFMNKLSDNMHAFSLYTSLLEEVNIAEILMIVLDECREAQLQLSDFVIYNIVLHIGLAIKRIHSGFEMDAIEIYGDKNSIQYQTAIRIINRVTKSLGIEFPDEEANYIALHLTNKVTTESVYQKTIFNEQEIKQQLTQALINMDKKTGVDMVHDHILVDGLMTHFTPMFVRLQNNTEHVNPLLSEVKQKHHQVFNWVLEFIAEMPIFKQYNVSESEWAYVAIHILAAIERFMNKQKVHVLVICATGLGSSQMLKMRLENEFGSKLAIDEVISYYEITDEKLEGIDLIISSINLSNVIFNIPVVQVSVFLGEEDIKKINGNISQHKGLETLKNTPQLQSYQMKDVFHTFFKRELFLLVDRPTDKKEVINQLISLIEKVEKRPIYNELSTQLKLRESFSSVAFSKYLAVPHPIDGVTNSQYVAVAIVPSKVEWDEANKDIQLVFMLVPDRFQSAGLEVISQSLTAVVEDDSLRKELVKCTTFEEFTNAFIKVLSYDN from the coding sequence TTGAACAAAAAACAAATTACAATTCTTAGACTGTTATATCAAAATAGAAATCATTTTATAACCGCTCAAGAAATTGCTTATGAAACAGATATTTCAGATCGAACAGCTCGAAAGTATGTCAAAAACGTTGACGAGATAATAAAAGAGAATGGAGCTGCTATTGAAGCAAAACGAGGTCAAGGTTATCGCCTTCTCGTTCATGATTCAAATACATTCAATATTTTTTATCAAAATGTCTATAACCCGCTGCAAGCGGAAAAGAGACCCATACCGATACAAGATGTTGGGGAACGCCAATATTATATTTTAAAACAGCTCTTATTGGAAGGAAATCAAGCTCTGGTTGAGAACTTAGCGGATGAACTATTTGTTTCACGCTCTACTGTATCGAACGAATTAGTTGAAATAAAAAAAATACTGAAGCCATATGATTTGTTCTTGGAAAGCAAGCCGAACCGAGGTTTATATATTTTTGGAAAAGAGCAGTCAAAGCGGCACTTTATTATGGAATATTTCTTTATGAATAAACTAAGTGACAATATGCATGCCTTTTCTTTGTATACAAGTTTGCTGGAAGAGGTTAATATTGCTGAGATTTTGATGATTGTTTTGGATGAGTGTCGTGAAGCACAATTACAGTTATCTGATTTTGTGATTTATAATATTGTCCTTCATATTGGACTTGCGATTAAACGAATCCATTCTGGCTTTGAAATGGATGCAATTGAAATATATGGAGACAAGAATTCGATTCAATATCAAACAGCGATTCGGATCATCAATCGTGTAACGAAAAGTTTAGGGATTGAATTTCCAGATGAAGAGGCAAATTATATTGCTCTACATTTAACAAATAAAGTAACGACTGAATCAGTCTATCAAAAGACAATATTCAATGAGCAAGAAATTAAACAGCAGCTCACTCAAGCGTTAATAAATATGGATAAAAAAACAGGTGTTGATATGGTGCATGACCACATACTAGTGGATGGCCTAATGACTCATTTTACGCCGATGTTTGTTCGTCTCCAAAATAATACAGAACATGTAAACCCATTGCTTTCAGAAGTGAAACAGAAGCATCATCAAGTTTTCAACTGGGTGTTGGAATTCATTGCTGAGATGCCTATCTTCAAACAATACAATGTATCTGAATCTGAGTGGGCTTATGTTGCGATTCACATATTGGCAGCGATTGAAAGATTTATGAACAAACAAAAAGTTCATGTTTTGGTTATTTGTGCAACAGGTTTAGGCAGTTCACAAATGTTGAAAATGAGACTGGAAAATGAGTTTGGTTCAAAACTCGCAATCGATGAAGTAATCAGTTATTACGAAATAACAGATGAGAAATTGGAAGGAATTGATTTAATTATCTCTTCAATAAACTTATCCAATGTTATCTTTAACATACCAGTCGTACAAGTAAGTGTATTTCTTGGAGAAGAAGATATTAAAAAAATCAATGGAAATATCTCCCAACACAAGGGACTTGAGACGCTTAAAAATACACCTCAACTTCAATCCTATCAAATGAAGGATGTCTTTCATACTTTCTTCAAACGGGAATTATTCCTACTTGTAGATCGTCCAACAGATAAAAAAGAGGTAATCAATCAGTTGATTTCACTTATCGAAAAAGTCGAGAAACGTCCGATATACAATGAACTGAGTACCCAGTTGAAATTAAGGGAATCATTTAGTTCCGTGGCCTTTTCAAAATATTTAGCAGTTCCTCATCCGATTGATGGGGTAACGAATTCCCAATACGTTGCTGTAGCCATTGTTCCATCAAAAGTGGAATGGGATGAAGCTAATAAAGATATTCAGTTAGTTTTTATGCTGGTTCCTGATCGCTTTCAGAGTGCAGGCCTCGAAGTTATTAGTCAATCATTGACTGCGGTAGTTGAGGATGATTCGCTTCGCAAGGAATTGGTGAAATGTACGACTTTTGAAGAGTTTACTAACGCATTTATTAAAGTTTTATCTTATGACAATTGA
- a CDS encoding YtoQ family protein yields the protein MQLTVYLAGQIHDNWRKKLEQTVKEKNLPYQFVAPQTNHSLSDAIGEEILGEQPTKFFKDDAASNINNFRTQVLMQKADIVIALFGEDYRQWNTAMDATSAIHLNKPLIIVRPESLIHPLKELSNKANVTVNTIEQAVQVLEYVFQ from the coding sequence ATGCAACTAACAGTATATTTAGCAGGTCAAATTCATGATAACTGGCGCAAAAAATTAGAGCAAACAGTAAAGGAAAAGAATTTGCCTTATCAATTTGTAGCACCCCAAACCAATCACAGCTTATCCGATGCCATTGGTGAGGAGATTTTAGGCGAACAACCGACTAAGTTTTTCAAAGATGATGCGGCAAGTAATATCAATAATTTCAGAACACAAGTGCTTATGCAAAAAGCAGATATTGTGATTGCCCTATTTGGCGAAGATTATCGCCAGTGGAATACCGCAATGGATGCAACTTCCGCCATTCATTTGAATAAACCACTCATTATAGTGCGGCCTGAATCATTAATTCATCCGCTAAAGGAATTATCTAATAAAGCGAATGTAACCGTGAATACGATTGAACAAGCTGTGCAAGTATTGGAATACGTATTCCAATAA
- a CDS encoding PTS cellobiose transporter subunit IIB — protein MKKGLIICAGGMSSSLLAKKVSEYFASKGEEIIVEATGIGEGAQAIEDDKYDVYLVSPQTKMHYERLAKSAKNHDKSIVNIPPQAYVPIPTGIQKLATVVEENI, from the coding sequence GTGAAAAAAGGTTTGATTATTTGTGCTGGAGGAATGAGTTCGTCTTTATTAGCGAAAAAAGTATCCGAGTATTTTGCTTCAAAAGGAGAAGAAATTATTGTAGAGGCAACTGGTATTGGAGAAGGGGCACAAGCAATAGAGGATGATAAGTATGATGTATATCTTGTTAGTCCACAAACAAAGATGCATTATGAAAGATTGGCGAAATCAGCAAAAAATCATGATAAATCTATTGTGAATATTCCGCCTCAAGCTTATGTACCCATTCCAACTGGCATTCAAAAATTAGCAACGGTTGTGGAGGAAAACATTTAA
- a CDS encoding ABC transporter ATP-binding protein encodes MKDVLVMKNIVKKFGEGRTGVTALKGIDFKVRQGEFISIIGPSGSGKSTFLTISGGLQNPSSGQIIINDINFSNLSEKKRSKLRFKEIGFILQSSNLIPFLKVKEQFYLVDKVEKKKNEDDRINHILSSLDIFDLKDKYPRDLSGGERQRVAIGRALFNDPSLILADEPTASLDTDHAYEVVKLLVKEAHEKQKATIMVTHDSRMIEWSDRVYRMEDGQLIEEKAK; translated from the coding sequence ATGAAAGACGTATTAGTAATGAAAAATATTGTAAAAAAATTTGGTGAAGGTCGTACAGGAGTGACGGCTTTAAAAGGAATTGACTTTAAAGTAAGGCAAGGGGAATTTATTAGTATCATTGGCCCATCAGGATCAGGGAAGAGTACCTTTCTGACGATTTCTGGTGGACTACAAAATCCATCTTCCGGCCAGATTATTATTAACGATATTAATTTTTCTAATTTGTCAGAAAAGAAACGATCGAAGCTTCGTTTTAAGGAAATTGGTTTTATTCTTCAAAGTTCCAATTTAATTCCTTTTTTAAAAGTAAAGGAACAGTTTTATTTAGTTGATAAAGTAGAAAAAAAGAAAAATGAAGATGACCGTATCAATCACATTTTGAGCTCTTTAGATATTTTTGATTTGAAGGATAAGTATCCTCGTGATTTATCTGGTGGAGAACGTCAACGGGTAGCGATCGGAAGAGCCTTATTTAATGATCCTAGTTTAATCTTAGCAGATGAACCGACAGCTAGTTTAGATACAGATCATGCTTATGAAGTGGTAAAGTTATTAGTAAAAGAAGCTCATGAGAAACAAAAGGCAACGATCATGGTAACGCATGATTCTCGCATGATTGAATGGAGTGACCGTGTTTATCGGATGGAAGATGGACAATTAATTGAAGAAAAGGCAAAATAA
- a CDS encoding PTS sugar transporter subunit IIA, giving the protein MIGILITGHGEFSLGINDALEMIAGKQEGVKFVPFFKNESTDMFESKLKDTVLAMKKEYKSVIVLADLVGGTPFKTAVTILEKEVDFRVIGGINLPLVIELSMLRSTTNDIEELLEQLLITSQEAISEFKQVNEKEEFETELLEGI; this is encoded by the coding sequence ATGATTGGTATTTTGATAACAGGACATGGTGAGTTTTCCCTTGGAATCAATGATGCATTAGAAATGATTGCAGGGAAACAAGAGGGAGTTAAATTCGTTCCTTTTTTTAAAAATGAGTCGACTGATATGTTTGAATCTAAATTAAAAGATACAGTACTGGCAATGAAAAAAGAATATAAATCTGTTATTGTTCTCGCTGATTTAGTGGGAGGTACTCCTTTCAAAACAGCTGTTACTATTCTTGAAAAAGAAGTGGATTTTCGAGTGATAGGTGGAATAAACTTACCATTAGTGATTGAGTTGTCAATGCTGCGATCGACGACAAATGACATTGAAGAATTGCTGGAACAACTTTTGATAACAAGTCAAGAAGCAATTAGTGAATTCAAACAGGTAAATGAAAAAGAAGAATTTGAAACTGAACTGCTTGAAGGAATTTAA
- a CDS encoding PTS system mannose/fructose/sorbose family transporter subunit IID, which yields MESNKGNLTKKDYVISTFRSYFLQNGFNYTNYQGTGYANILFPGLKKIYKDDPEGLKKATKDNIEFYNVNPQTVPFVSSLQLAMLDYGEDVDKIRSIKMALMGPLAGIGDAISQFGIAPLFSTIFASMAMAGVTGAPIMFLVTMIGVNLAIKLGLGWFGYKMGTSAIETLSKKINQVSRAANIIGVTVISGLAVNFVKANVGLQYATTIDGQEQIVSLQTVLDQILPKLLPAVITILVYYLIKKRNWNVYKLLALLIVLGITLSYVGVLI from the coding sequence ATGGAATCTAATAAAGGAAATTTAACAAAAAAAGACTATGTTATTTCAACGTTTCGTTCTTATTTTTTACAAAATGGTTTTAACTATACAAACTATCAAGGAACCGGTTATGCGAATATTCTGTTTCCAGGATTGAAAAAAATTTATAAAGACGACCCAGAGGGGCTGAAGAAAGCTACTAAAGATAATATTGAATTTTATAATGTTAACCCACAAACGGTACCGTTTGTTTCTAGTTTACAGTTAGCTATGTTAGATTATGGAGAAGATGTAGATAAGATTCGAAGTATCAAAATGGCATTAATGGGTCCTTTAGCGGGGATTGGAGATGCGATTTCTCAGTTTGGTATAGCACCTTTGTTCTCTACTATTTTTGCAAGTATGGCTATGGCCGGAGTAACAGGCGCTCCAATAATGTTTTTAGTAACGATGATTGGTGTGAACTTGGCTATTAAACTAGGTTTGGGTTGGTTTGGATACAAGATGGGAACTAGCGCCATTGAAACTTTAAGCAAGAAAATCAATCAGGTGTCTCGAGCAGCAAACATTATAGGGGTTACTGTTATTTCTGGCCTGGCTGTAAACTTTGTTAAAGCGAATGTGGGTTTGCAATATGCAACAACAATTGACGGTCAGGAACAAATCGTTTCACTGCAAACGGTACTTGATCAAATTTTGCCAAAATTGCTTCCTGCTGTTATTACAATCTTAGTTTATTACTTGATTAAGAAACGTAATTGGAATGTTTATAAATTATTAGCATTGCTTATTGTGCTTGGAATTACTTTATCTTATGTAGGCGTTTTAATATAA
- a CDS encoding ABC transporter permease, with translation MFLAIKEMRYSKLRYGLIIGIMLLIAYVVFMLSGLARGLAEEFKKAIDDWDAQEIILSEDANKTFAASQLTRNDIFRIDNSETAPIGLYSGAIDDEENKINISVFGTNEDAFILPKVTEGTSFRRMNDIIISQNLAEKGYKIGDEVKIGNSDEVLTIVGIFPETFYTVTPVIYTSLDTWSILKFGDQPFTSEEEQPINIIAVKTNQGTINNDGKTKLEKLSKDDFIESIPGYSAQNLTLDAMVYFLFFVVAAVVGIFMYVITLQKTNIFGVMKAQGISNTFIAKSIVGQSLMVGLIGVAAAFVLAYLTSFILPEAMPFAIMFDQWFIYSGILILVAVLGGLFSVHTVTKVDPITAIGG, from the coding sequence ATGTTTTTAGCAATAAAGGAAATGCGCTATTCAAAGTTGCGTTATGGTTTAATTATTGGAATTATGTTATTAATCGCTTATGTTGTCTTTATGCTTTCAGGTTTAGCAAGAGGGCTTGCAGAAGAATTTAAAAAAGCGATTGATGACTGGGATGCACAAGAAATTATTCTATCAGAAGATGCTAATAAAACGTTTGCTGCTTCTCAGCTGACGAGAAATGACATCTTTCGTATAGATAATTCAGAAACCGCGCCGATTGGTTTATACAGTGGAGCCATTGACGATGAAGAAAATAAAATAAATATTTCTGTATTCGGTACAAATGAAGATGCGTTTATATTGCCGAAAGTAACAGAAGGAACGTCTTTTCGGAGAATGAATGATATTATTATTTCTCAAAATCTAGCAGAAAAAGGTTATAAGATTGGAGACGAAGTTAAAATAGGTAATTCAGATGAAGTACTAACAATTGTAGGTATTTTCCCTGAGACTTTTTATACCGTTACACCGGTCATTTATACTTCGTTGGATACGTGGAGCATTTTAAAATTCGGTGATCAACCCTTTACCTCAGAGGAAGAGCAACCGATTAATATTATCGCTGTAAAAACAAATCAAGGAACAATCAATAATGACGGAAAGACAAAATTAGAAAAGCTTTCCAAAGATGACTTTATTGAAAGCATACCTGGTTATTCTGCACAAAATCTTACATTAGATGCAATGGTTTATTTTCTGTTTTTTGTAGTTGCAGCGGTTGTCGGCATTTTTATGTATGTCATTACCTTACAAAAAACGAATATCTTTGGTGTGATGAAAGCTCAAGGAATTAGTAATACTTTTATAGCGAAATCAATTGTCGGTCAATCGCTCATGGTCGGATTAATAGGAGTAGCTGCTGCTTTTGTACTTGCTTATTTAACAAGTTTCATTTTGCCCGAAGCAATGCCTTTTGCTATCATGTTCGACCAATGGTTTATCTATAGTGGCATACTAATTTTAGTAGCAGTTTTGGGTGGTTTGTTCTCTGTACACACTGTAACAAAAGTTGATCCAATAACAGCGATAGGAGGGTAA
- a CDS encoding PTS cellobiose transporter subunit IIA produces the protein MDKEQIQAVAFEIILHSGDARTVVHEAFKLMREGNEKTAIEKLEDANNKLTQAHKAQTQLLQSYAGGEEVNVDIIMVHAQDHLMTTMTLREVALEMLELYKRIN, from the coding sequence ATGGATAAAGAACAAATACAAGCAGTGGCTTTTGAGATTATTTTACATAGTGGAGATGCGAGAACAGTGGTTCACGAAGCATTTAAATTGATGCGTGAAGGAAATGAAAAAACTGCGATTGAAAAATTAGAGGATGCCAACAATAAACTAACTCAAGCTCATAAAGCACAAACACAGTTGCTGCAATCATATGCAGGCGGAGAAGAAGTAAATGTGGACATTATTATGGTTCACGCTCAAGATCACCTGATGACAACGATGACATTAAGAGAAGTTGCTTTAGAAATGTTAGAGTTGTATAAACGAATCAATTAA
- a CDS encoding PTS mannose/fructose/sorbose/N-acetylgalactosamine transporter subunit IIC — MEITLLQALLLALVSGLCFAGVLLGLFTNRVIVLSFFVGLILGDVKTGLMMGAIGELAFMGFGVGAGGTVPPNPLGPGIVGTIMAITLKNQGITPESALALSYPFAVLFQLMQTFIYTLFAASPEAARRAIDKGNYKLFKFHANVTVLGFFIAGFIIALISALAMEPLRTFVELIPQSLIAGLTVAGGLLPAIGFAMILSVMISRDVIPYILLGYIAIAYLELPVMAIALLGAVFALIDYFQQEKNEELAMTQTNSFSEEDQYGI; from the coding sequence ATGGAAATTACTTTACTCCAAGCATTATTATTAGCTTTGGTATCAGGATTGTGTTTTGCTGGTGTTTTATTAGGTCTTTTTACTAACCGTGTAATCGTGCTTTCATTTTTTGTTGGACTTATTTTAGGAGATGTAAAGACTGGGTTAATGATGGGAGCAATTGGTGAACTTGCGTTTATGGGATTTGGGGTTGGAGCAGGTGGGACTGTGCCTCCAAATCCATTGGGACCGGGGATTGTAGGTACGATTATGGCAATCACTTTGAAGAATCAAGGAATTACTCCTGAAAGTGCTTTAGCATTATCTTATCCCTTTGCTGTCTTATTCCAGTTAATGCAGACATTTATTTATACATTGTTTGCTGCTTCACCAGAAGCTGCCAGACGTGCGATTGACAAAGGAAATTATAAATTGTTTAAATTCCATGCAAATGTAACCGTTCTTGGTTTCTTTATAGCAGGATTTATTATCGCTTTGATATCAGCATTGGCTATGGAACCTTTACGTACATTCGTTGAACTTATTCCTCAGTCATTAATCGCTGGTTTGACAGTAGCGGGAGGGTTACTGCCTGCAATCGGATTTGCGATGATCTTATCTGTAATGATAAGTCGAGATGTTATTCCTTACATCCTTTTAGGTTATATCGCTATTGCATATTTAGAGCTTCCAGTAATGGCTATCGCACTGTTAGGAGCAGTATTTGCTTTAATTGATTATTTCCAACAAGAGAAAAATGAAGAGTTGGCTATGACGCAAACAAATAGCTTCAGTGAGGAGGATCAATATGGAATCTAA
- a CDS encoding TetR/AcrR family transcriptional regulator has translation MPNETFLNLSDEKKVKLEMILLEKFYNRHASQVKVSEIVEAMHMSRGAFYKYFRDLEDAYTYMTRKYSTIIHVDILKFIDENKNDFFGGIEKYLFWCSNLDHNSDYWRGIQFLTQETDLVTYRRKDFPAESFMMKQWMDLLELNKFKMESYEEAVSFLYFVMSVVMGSLKDYIANDWSKEELVKDFRFKSHWLTKGIK, from the coding sequence ATGCCTAACGAAACATTTTTAAACTTATCAGATGAAAAGAAAGTAAAATTAGAAATGATTCTGCTTGAAAAGTTTTATAATCGTCATGCCAGTCAAGTGAAGGTATCGGAAATTGTTGAAGCGATGCATATGTCGAGAGGCGCATTTTATAAATACTTCCGAGATTTAGAGGATGCTTATACATATATGACCAGAAAATATTCAACGATTATCCATGTCGATATTTTAAAGTTTATTGATGAGAACAAAAATGACTTTTTTGGGGGAATTGAAAAATATTTATTTTGGTGTAGCAATCTAGATCATAATAGTGATTATTGGAGAGGAATCCAGTTTCTTACACAAGAAACGGATTTAGTGACTTATCGCCGAAAGGACTTCCCCGCTGAATCGTTTATGATGAAACAATGGATGGACCTACTTGAATTGAACAAATTTAAGATGGAGAGTTATGAAGAGGCAGTTAGCTTTTTATATTTCGTAATGTCTGTTGTTATGGGATCATTAAAGGATTATATAGCGAATGATTGGAGCAAAGAAGAGCTGGTAAAAGATTTTCGTTTCAAAAGTCACTGGTTGACGAAAGGAATAAAGTAA
- a CDS encoding DUF2871 domain-containing protein yields the protein MNRLVRTSMFYMIFGLVSGLFYREFTKFNNFTGKTQLSVLHTHTLILGMFFFLFVLLLEKNFKISQQKNYRKFYLFYNIGLGITILMMLIRGSLTVLDYGALPALAGIAGVGHIIITIGLFFFFFTLLGAVSSDSK from the coding sequence ATGAATAGATTAGTACGCACAAGTATGTTTTACATGATTTTTGGATTAGTTTCTGGTCTTTTTTATCGAGAATTCACTAAGTTTAATAACTTTACAGGAAAAACACAATTGAGTGTATTGCACACGCATACTTTAATTCTGGGTATGTTTTTCTTCTTATTTGTATTATTATTGGAAAAGAACTTTAAAATTAGTCAACAAAAAAACTATCGGAAATTTTATCTTTTTTATAATATCGGTTTAGGTATTACGATACTAATGATGCTCATTCGCGGTAGCTTGACCGTTTTAGATTATGGAGCGCTACCAGCGCTTGCTGGAATTGCTGGTGTAGGCCATATTATCATTACAATTGGATTGTTTTTCTTTTTCTTTACATTGCTTGGTGCAGTAAGTAGCGATAGTAAGTAG
- a CDS encoding PTS sugar transporter subunit IIB, whose product MIQPDLKLVRIDERLIHGQGQLWIRSLGVNLCVVANDDTASDPLQQTLMKSVAKNVGMRFFTIDKTIEIIHRAAPTQHIFLVVKNPQDALWLVKGGVPITNINVGNIHSAEGKHKISNYIYLGEEDKQALKELHEKYNVTFDTRTSPMAPDVDSLNKLMDYITK is encoded by the coding sequence ATGATACAACCAGATTTAAAATTAGTTAGAATTGATGAACGTCTCATACACGGGCAAGGCCAATTATGGATTCGATCACTTGGGGTGAATTTATGTGTTGTTGCCAATGATGATACTGCTAGTGATCCACTTCAACAAACGCTTATGAAATCTGTTGCCAAAAATGTTGGGATGCGATTTTTTACAATTGATAAGACAATAGAAATTATTCATCGTGCTGCACCAACGCAACATATCTTTTTAGTAGTTAAAAATCCGCAAGATGCTTTGTGGTTAGTCAAAGGCGGTGTTCCAATAACGAATATAAATGTTGGGAATATTCATAGTGCAGAAGGGAAACATAAAATATCAAATTATATTTATTTAGGGGAAGAAGATAAACAAGCTTTAAAAGAATTGCATGAAAAATATAATGTAACCTTTGATACACGAACTTCTCCTATGGCACCAGATGTAGATTCTTTAAACAAGTTAATGGATTATATTACAAAATAG